A genomic region of Cyprinus carpio isolate SPL01 chromosome B13, ASM1834038v1, whole genome shotgun sequence contains the following coding sequences:
- the LOC109091356 gene encoding p53 apoptosis effector related to PMP-22-like: MFRCGISYPRCRWILPLLLLFAIIFDIIAIAAQSGWVEDENAKTHYASMWRQCRGRGDQWDCKSLMDLPWAQAVAALMIIGLIILIIAFIISFVALCCSLNIALLPVVGGLLIFAVIIQIIALIIYPVKFNEQIYEGYYNYTWAYGFGWGATILMLGCGILFCCLPRYEDELSGMAKTNYIYTSA; this comes from the exons ATGTTTCGTTGTGGAATCTCGTATCCGAGGTGCAGGTGGATCCTGCCTCTGCTTCTGCTGTTTGCCATTATTTTTGACATTATCGCCATCGCAGCGCAGTCCGGATGGGTGGAGGACGAGAACGCGAAGACGCACTACGCCAGCATGTGGAGGCAGTGCCGAGGCCGCGGCGACCAGTGGGACTGTAAATCTCTCATGGATCTCC CATGGGCCCAGGCAGTCGCTGCTCTGATGATCATAGgcctcatcatcctcatcatcgcCTTCATCATCTCATTTGTGGCTCTCTGCTGTAGCCTCAACATCGCTCTGCTGCCTGTAGTCGGAGGCTTGCTTATTTTTGCCG TAATCATCCAGATAATCGCTCTGATCATCTACCCTGTCAAGTTCAACGAGCAGATCTATGAAGGTTATTACAACTACACCTGGGCATACGGCTTCGGCTGGGGGGCGACCATCCTGATGCTGGGCTGCGGGATCCTCTTCTGTTGTCTTCCTCGCTACGAAGATGAGCTTTCCGGCATGGCCAAGACCAATTACATCTACACCTCTGCCTGA